In Spiroplasma floricola 23-6, the DNA window CTAATTCTGTCACTTATTGAGTTACTAATACTTAATATAAGAGATGCAAAAAAACCTAATATAACTATTAATATAAATTGTGTTTTATATCTAAATACACCTTTTAATCCTTGTTTAACCAACAAGAAAAAATTGCTCTTTCTCATTTATTTTTGCTCTTTTCTAATTTTCTTTTATTATTTTCAAATTTTAAAAAGCAAAAAAATCAGGAGGCACAATTCCTTTTTTATTTTTTCTAAGTTGTTTTGATTCAATATTATTAATTAAAATTATAGTTTCCTTTCAGCTTTTTTGAATTGAATAGGTTTTACTGTTAGTTATTTTAATTTTTTCAAAAATTAGCTTTATAATTTGATTTAACTTTACTGATTTTTTATAAATAGTATCAATGAATTGTTTATTTGAACTTATAACAGTTTTTATTATTGAATAAAAAAATATCAATACAGAAGCATAGCAAATTGAATATATTAGAAATAAATTAAATAAAGCAATTAGAAGAAAAAATATGACATTAATATTTAAATATTTATTTATATTATAATTTCATCATCCATCATTTTTAACTGTAATAGCAATTATTTTTTCAAGAAAAATATAAGTGTTTAAAAAGGACATACCAAAGAACACAAAAATTAGAGTAATTATTAAACAAAAATTAGAGTTAATATTTAAAAGATTAATATTTAAAAGATTTCTTTTTGAAATTTCAAAATTGCATTTCTGAATATGTTTTAAGCATTTTGAGATATTTATAGAAATAAAATAAAAGGAGAATAAAAAAACTGAGATATTTACAATAAAGGAAATAACTAATACCGTAACTCTATTTTCTAAATAACTTTGTATTAAGAATGTAAAAAAAAATAATATAAATAATAATACTAAGTTAATGTACTCCCCACACTTTTTCATAAGTCACCACTTTATAGTCATTATAAATAAAAAAAAAAAAAAAAGAACTGAAAATTCTTTTAATTAAAAAATAAAAAAACTTTTTAATTTTTAAAAGTTCTTTTATTCATTCCCTATTAGCGATGCTAATCTAACACGTTTAATAGATAACATAACTATAATATATCCAAATAAGAATATAGACATTCCAGCTATAAAAATAACTGGCATGATTGATCAACTAAATATTATTGGAACTGCTATATCAATTGACAATAACACGTGTGGCAATAAATTAGTTATTAACAATGATATTATTGTTATACCTAATAGAACTGAAATTATTGTTAGAGGTAAGAATATTCACATAATAATAGAGTTTATTTCTTTCATTGAATATCCTTGAATTCTCATATAACTCATAAATCTCTTATACTTACCAACAAACATATCTGTAATTAAATAAATAATTATGATAGCTGTTATTAAAGATAAAGAAACAAATATCAATGATATTGAAATTACTGACATTATTAGATTATTCATAGCCTCTTTTTTCATATGAATATAATCTGTATTTCCAATTGACTGATTCATATATTTTGCCAATCCATCTGTAGCGTTATTTGAATTAAATGTTGTAAACAATATTCTTTGTAATTGATCTGCATTTTGAGTATTAGAACTCATTTTTGCATTACTTCAAATATTTATTGAAGTTCCATCATTAAACATTTTTCTTGCATTAAAATTATTATTTACTTCCATTAGTTTATTTGCATATAATTGGTCCATATAAATTTTATTTCCATCATATAATTCTTCTACACCTACAGCTTTAAGTTTTTGATAACTAGTTGTATCAATTAATTTATTAGCTAATAGTCCCTCTTTTAACGCAATATTGAATCAACTATTTGTTCCGTTTAAAAGAGTTTGAGTTAGAAAAGGAATACGTCCAATATTTTCTTCATAATGATATATATCAAATGGTTTAACAATATAATAATCTCCACTTTCTTTATAAACATTTTCGTTATTTGAATATTCTTTATATTCTTGATTTACTTTATTAAATAATTCCTCATTAATTAAGTCTTTCTTAAGTTTTAATTCAATATCTGCCATATTTTCATATGGTTTATAATTGTCTTGAGAATCTTGATAATAAAATTTATTTTCATCTAAATAATAAGTAAATCTATTTAAATCCATTGTATATAAATCCTGATTTTTATAAGTTCAATCACTGTTTTTTATTTCATTTAAATTACTATTAGAATCAAGTGTTGCTAATAAATTTTTTGATGTTTTTATATTAAACTCATCACCAACTTTTAGACCTTCCAAGATATCTTTTTTATTAATTAAAACCGGAACATAATTTAAATTTTCATCATACTTAATTAACTCTTTATTTTTTAAAACCAAATTATTTAAGTTTGAGTTTAAATCAATACCATAAATTTTAACTTGTGTTTCTGCACTATTTTGTATAGATGAATTAAATGTTGTATACATTTGATCTAAATTTTTATCTACTGATATGCTTGAAAAATTAAATGAGAAGTTTAAAAACTCATTTTCGTTAGTATCTCAAAGTTCTTTTACACTCGAAGGAAGTATATTATTTGAAATAGATTTTATACAATCTTGATAGTTTGCTTTGTTATCATTAATAGCTGCTTGTCCAAATAATTCTGGTAATACTTTACATGAAAAATCATCAAGATTATTTTTAACAGTTTTATTTTGTCCTACTATTTCTTTTTCCAACTTTACAAGGTTGTTCATTACACCAACAGAGATTAATCCACTTTTAAAAGTAAGAAGATTATTAACTAATATATTTTCAAAATTATCTGTAAAATCTTTTGCATTACCTTTTCATTTGGAAGCATCTAATAAATTTTTATGTTCTGTTTCATCTTTAATTCATATATTAAATAGTGAAGCTTCTAAATTGCTTTTTGATTTATTTTCTTCATCCATTTGATAAAAAGAATATCTTGATAAAGGATTATTTTCAACAACTCCTGAATAATTAAAGTCATTATTATATTTAATATTTTTATAATATTCTTTTGTCATATTTTTCATTGTTTTGGGTGCAATAGATGTAAGAGTTATTACAGCACTTGAAAATAACAATATAGAGAAAAATATAAAGATATCTTTTATAGAAGAAGAAATAATTACTAATCTTAATTTTGAAGTAAAGCTTTTAATTTTAATTTTATTTAAATTTCTTAGTAAAAAGATATTAGGTTTGTTACTTCTACTTGGAGAAAGTAGTTTTAATGGAGATTGTTTAACTGTAGTATAAGCCAAAATAAACACCATTAAAGAAACAATTGATATAAATGAGATTCATTCAACAAATAATAATTTTCAATCAATTGAAAAGGCTGCTGAAATATTGAAATATCTTTCAAAAACTCCCATTAAGGATCCTTGTAAAAATAAACTTATTGTTCAACCTATTGGTACAAGAATTATGACAGGAAAAGCCATATAAAGTATATAGTTAAATATTATTTTAAAGTTCGAAAATCCCAATGACTTTAAATTACCTATTTGAGTTCTTTGAGAGACTAAAACTTTTTTAAAAATATTGTAAACAACAAACGCTAAAGATATTGCAAAAACTAA includes these proteins:
- a CDS encoding ABC transporter permease, which produces MLLFKNGLRKLLKDYVQFGIYLVLITIAVIFTSSFGIVTSNLIRTDNEINRNFEKFDYSFRYTSTSYKSNDTQTFTPWFAFNTNLIKDENNISLPQLTFGQQDSIFQSYKFIDKQEAGCLDSVNGCYKSSIFKFGSKEHLNFHFGDVESNYGFDNTANRKRIIPTPEEAITNYSDEDKIDTVAKGAFGDFYKINFKSQYFKKSLIGQIYEKYDYFQSNSLTSEAKESALNIFDYMFYLNNSWLTYQIKLDLINLYNTGGQQAIDDYLKKGIGNLDKNGKYSFLNHEVENENWNDDTQSFNMIKNNASFLMKEFDTYNLFKTSLDADGYLVANRQITQGDWFSKYMNLLGDLTNFKIRTTSEAVKWDSNGNKYRYISAFYNEQEIGTDKYKVHFYNEDLFYFYKRTNDVDSLTANSFIVSSGYAKYNNMILGNSYKIFNDFQQSLKMDGIGVDSLNVYPTIYEEDLLTNQQNEAIFYINNSLFNQQFNRNSKTIPDEKSYQDVSRTYLTYTNKNKTQMNSDIDKFKTYFADNILNLEQVQENITNNVFNNDLSRAKIQKYDETTLLNMRSSLFSGVVFGFLALAIIFCLVFAISLAFVVYNIFKKVLVSQRTQIGNLKSLGFSNFKIIFNYILYMAFPVIILVPIGWTISLFLQGSLMGVFERYFNISAAFSIDWKLLFVEWISFISIVSLMVFILAYTTVKQSPLKLLSPSRSNKPNIFLLRNLNKIKIKSFTSKLRLVIISSSIKDIFIFFSILLFSSAVITLTSIAPKTMKNMTKEYYKNIKYNNDFNYSGVVENNPLSRYSFYQMDEENKSKSNLEASLFNIWIKDETEHKNLLDASKWKGNAKDFTDNFENILVNNLLTFKSGLISVGVMNNLVKLEKEIVGQNKTVKNNLDDFSCKVLPELFGQAAINDNKANYQDCIKSISNNILPSSVKELWDTNENEFLNFSFNFSSISVDKNLDQMYTTFNSSIQNSAETQVKIYGIDLNSNLNNLVLKNKELIKYDENLNYVPVLINKKDILEGLKVGDEFNIKTSKNLLATLDSNSNLNEIKNSDWTYKNQDLYTMDLNRFTYYLDENKFYYQDSQDNYKPYENMADIELKLKKDLINEELFNKVNQEYKEYSNNENVYKESGDYYIVKPFDIYHYEENIGRIPFLTQTLLNGTNSWFNIALKEGLLANKLIDTTSYQKLKAVGVEELYDGNKIYMDQLYANKLMEVNNNFNARKMFNDGTSINIWSNAKMSSNTQNADQLQRILFTTFNSNNATDGLAKYMNQSIGNTDYIHMKKEAMNNLIMSVISISLIFVSLSLITAIIIIYLITDMFVGKYKRFMSYMRIQGYSMKEINSIIMWIFLPLTIISVLLGITIISLLITNLLPHVLLSIDIAVPIIFSWSIMPVIFIAGMSIFLFGYIIVMLSIKRVRLASLIGNE